A stretch of the Chanos chanos chromosome 1, fChaCha1.1, whole genome shotgun sequence genome encodes the following:
- the kdm7aa gene encoding lysine-specific demethylase 7A produces MLNQSPPRLVPALFGDIRKMAAAQLYCVCRQPYDVNRFMIECDICKDWFHGSCVQVEEHHAVDIDEYHCPNCEVLHGPSLMKERNNWHRHDYTEPDDGTKPVQAGTTVFVQQLQARTFASADEILLKMHGSHVTQKYLEREGFHYPIAVPELEGLGLKVPPPSFSVKDVERYVGGDKVIDVIDVARQADSKMKLCEFVKYYYQPERPKVLNVISLEFSDTKMANLVAVPDIAQKMSWVENYWPDDSFFPKPFVQKYCLMGVQNSYTDFHIDFGGTSVWYHVLWGEKIFYLIKPTKANLALYEAWSSSPNQSEVFFGEKVDKCYKCVVRQGTTLLIPTGWIHAVLTSQDCMAFGGNFLHNLNIGMQLRCYEMERRLKTPDLFKFPYFEAICWYVAKNLLETLKELREDHCQPKAYLVEGVKALISALKTWLRRELNEPTSEVPDNIRPNHLIKELTKEIRHLEDDQSNAPGHKHTVKSQGSAECPLTRSALERGCQAKRVARRLREHQHHHHHTPKPPSNLDILELHTQEVLKRLEVGLLDEDPGFNSKVNGKFNKVCTASAAAMESSHNNNLRLLLCNGRIVRDGRHCVPKNSTLKQEKESRKTLAPQQKEIKTERVEVEQHSTMGQYENPTNQSLHKHIHTELRRKTSKHPCVSDGESQDGSSAEHKDSSEEDSGSSEEEREDGEEEMKQQTSRQHSQQLKSLKRERPTSPTTEEAIQGMLSMAGLLCPQTPEGTGSQEPWWLSLTHSSPESTEEHQQSSQDAKGFMDSQGNSSSEAWDNHGLSLSHHSPLSQDGSPGADYEYRESSLSPPLHPSKRHASNPSPISNQATKGKRPKKGMATAKQRLGKILKLSRQNHLFV; encoded by the exons ATGCTGAACCAATCTCCGCCCCGCTTGGTTCCGGCGTTGTTTGGGGACATTAGGAAGATGGCGGCTGCCCAGCTGTACTGTGTCTGCCGGCAGCCTTACGATGTGAACCGGTTTATGATAGAATGCGACATCTGTAAGGACTGGTTTCACGGCAG CTGCGTTCAGGTGGAGGAGCACCATGCTGTGGATATTGACGAGTACCATTGTCCCAATTGTGAAGTCCTCCATGGACCCTCCTTGA TGAAAGAGCGCAATAATTGGCATCGACATGACTACACAGAGCCAGATGATGGAACCAAGCCAGTGCAGGCTGGGACAACTGTGTTTGTTCAGCAGCTCCAGGCTAGGACTTTTGCCAG TGCAGATGAAATCCTATTAAAGATGCATGGGAGTCATGTAACCCAGAAGtatttggagagagagggcttCCACTACCCCATTGCAGTGCCTGAACTGGAGGGACTGGGCCTTAAAGTCCCACCCCCATCTTTCTCTGTGAAAGATGTTGAACGTTATGTAG GTGGTGACAAAGTCATCGATGTCATTGACGTTGCCAGACAAGCTGACAGCAAGATGAAACTTTGCGAGTTTGTGAAGTATTACTACCAGCCAGAACGGCCAAAGGTGTTGAATGTCATCAGCCTGGAGTTCTCAGATACCAA GATGGCAAATTTGGTGGCGGTGCCAGACATAGCTCAGAAGATGTCATGGGTTGAGAACTACTGGCCTGACGATTCATTCTTCCCCAAGCCGTTTGTGCAGAAGTACTGTCTGATGGGGGTGCagaacagctacactgactTCCACATAGACTTTGGAGGCACATCTGTTTGGTACCATGTGCTTTGG ggagaaaaaattTTCTACTTGATTAAGCCAACCAAGGCTAACCTTGCACTATATGAGGCGTGGAGCTCATCTCCCAACCAGAGTGAAGTGTTTTTTGGAGAGAAAGTGGACAAGTGCTACAAATGTGTAGTACGGCAGGGAACCACCCTTCTCATCCCCACAG GATGGATCCATGCTGTTTTGACCTCTCAAGACTGTATGGCATTTGGGGGAAACTTTCTTCACAATCTTAATATAGGCATGCAGCTCAG GTGTTATGAGATGGAACGACGTCTGAAAACCCCTGATCTCTTTAAGTTCCCCTACTTTGAGGCCATCTGCTGGTATGTGGCCAAAAACCTTCTTGAGACCCTAAAGG AATTACGAGAAGATCATTGTCAGCCAAAGGCCTACTTGGTGGAAGGAGTGAAAGCTTTAATCAGTGCACTGAAAACCTGGCTGCGGAGAGAG CTGAATGAGCCAACAAGTGAGGTTCCAGATAACATTAGGCCAAACCATCTTATCAAAGAGCTTACTAAGGAAATCCGTCACCTGGAG GATGACCAGAGTAATGCACCAGGACATAAGCACACAGTCAAGTCTCAGGGAAGTGCAGAGTGCCCATTGACACGCTCAGCACTGGAACGTGGATGCCAGGCAAAGCGGGTGGCACGACGGCTAAGGGAGCACcagcaccatcaccatcacacacccAAACCACCCTCAAATCTAGATATCCTGGAGTTGCACACACAGGAGGTCCTGAAGAGGCTGGAGGTCGGTCTACTGGATGAG GATCCTGGCTTTAACTCTAAAGTGAATGGAAAATTTAACAAAGTTTGCACAGCTTCTGCAGCAGCCATGGAGAGTAGTCATAACAACAACCTTCGTCTGTTGCTTTGCAATGGAAGAATTGTTCG AGATGGCAGGCATTGCGTGCCAAAGAACAGTACGctgaaacaagaaaaagaaagtagaAAGACTTTGGCACCCCAACAGAAGGAGATAAAGACTgagagggtggaagtggagCAACACAGCACCATGGGTCAATATGAGAACCCTACCAACCAGA GTTTGCATAAGCACATTCATACAGAACTCAGGAGAAAAACTTCAAAGCACCCTTGTGTCTCAGATGGGGAATCTCAGGATGGAAGCAGCGCAGAG CACAAAGACTCCTCAGAGGAAGACTCAGGGAGttcagaagaggaaagagaagatggagaagaggagatgaaacAGCAGACAAGCCGGCAACACAGCCAACAACTCAAATCACTCAAAAG AGAACGTCCTACCTCACCTACCACAGAAGAAGCCATTCAAGGCATGCTGTCCATGGCTGGATTACTGTGTCCACAGACACCAGAAGGCACTGGTTCTCAAGAGCCGTGGTGGCTAAGCTTAACTCACAGCTCACCTGAATCTACAGAGGAGCATCAACAAAGCAGTCAAGATGCTAAAGGATTTATGGACAGTCAAGGCAATAGTAGCAGTGAGGCCTGGGACAACCATGGGCTCTCGTTAAGCCATCACAGTCCCCTAAGTCAAGACGGCAGTCCAGGAGCAGACTACGAATACCGAGAGAGTTCCCTGTCCCCTCCATTACACCCATCAAAGAGGCACGCTTCCAACCCTTCACCGATCAGCAACCAGGCAActaaag GAAAGCGTCCTAAAAAAGGAATGGCAACAGCTAAACAAAGGCTGGGGAAGATCCTGAAGCTAAGCAGACAAAATCATCTCTTTGTTTAA
- the ndufb2 gene encoding NADH dehydrogenase [ubiquinone] 1 beta subcomplex subunit 2, mitochondrial: MSSLGRAVGVLRAGTRLYLQSPRKIVFRRAGGGPHIEAQYRQPPQITKNQKFQAELLSSAMWFWILWHCWHDPDAVLGHFPWPDTSAWTDEELGIPPDDEE, from the exons ATGTCTTCCCTTGGGAGGGCAGTGGGCGTTCTTCGTGCTGGAACGCGGCTCTATCTACAAAGTCCTCGGAAAATTGTCTTTCGAAG GGCTGGTGGCGGTCCACACATTGAGGCTCAGTACAGACAGCCTCCTCAGATCACCAAAAACCAGAAGTTTCAAGCAGAGCTGCTGAGTAGTGCCATGTGGTTCTGGATCCTGTGGCACTGCTGGCATGACCCAGATGCAGTGTTG GGTCATTTTCCTTGGCCAGACACCAGTGCATGGACAGATGAAGAGCTTGGAATTCCTCCAGATGATGAAGAGTGA